The Halarchaeum grantii genome includes a window with the following:
- the ileS gene encoding isoleucine--tRNA ligase — protein sequence MDRFAEPPERYDPEDVRERVFDYWDEVDAYEQTKAHREDGEDFFFVDGPPYTSGAAHMGTTWNKSLKDAYIRYYRMNGYDVTDRPGYDMHGLPIETKVEEKLDFESKQDIEEFGVEAFIEECKAFADEQLEGLQSDFQSFGVWMDWENPYKTVDPTYMEAAWWGFNRAAERGLVEQGKRSISQCPRCETAIANNEVEYEDVEDPTVYVKFPLEEREGSLVIYTTTPWTIPANEFVAVGEDITYQRVEATKGDETETLYIAEACVEEVLKKGRYDDYEVVDSFPGAAMLGWEYEHPLEEEVPDNPETSGTREVYHADYVEASDTGLVHSAPGHGEVDFERGEELGLPVFCPVAGDGTYTEQGGKYEGAFVKDADEAITEDLSRKGLLLASGTVTHSYGHCWRCDTPILQLATDQWFITITDVKEELLDNMEDSEWHPQWARDNRFRDFIENAPDWNVSRQRYWGIPVPIWVAEGTKGETPEDRIVVGTREELVERADQDLDPDMDIHKPAVDDVTITEDGVTYERVPDVFDVWLDSSVASWGTLDYPEEEEAFEELWPADLIMEAHDQTRGWFWSQLGMGTAAMGEVPYDEVIMHGFANDEDGRKMSKSVGNVVQPDEAIERHGADAMRMFLLGVDPQGEDMRFSWDEMGNMARDLNVLWNVFRFPLPYMRADGFDPDAQTVDELDLAVEDEWLLSKLQQLKHDTEDYWEGREQHRALQALREFVVEDLSRYYIQLIRERVWTEQAGENKTAAYATLHKVLLEVVALLAPYAPFVTEEMYSYLTGEDGHPTVHMCDWPEVEERFRQPALEDAIDTARSIEEAGNHARQQAGRKLRWPVARVVVSPDDERVAEQVDAYRSLLADRLNARRIEVLEPGETFGDVEYSAEADMSVLGPAFGGDAGDVMEALNAARVGDDDLDLLEAAVEDALGREVQLTPEMVEFREETPNEVAAAPFEGGTAYVDTELDDDLEAEGYAREIIRRVQELRKELDLEMEAEIRLDVLVFDDRIAKLVSEREDLITDEVRARELEEVDEADANTAVEEYDDVEGVRMRLGVQKV from the coding sequence ATGGACCGATTCGCCGAACCCCCGGAGCGGTACGACCCGGAGGACGTCCGGGAGCGGGTGTTCGACTACTGGGACGAGGTGGACGCCTACGAGCAGACGAAGGCGCACCGCGAGGACGGCGAGGACTTCTTCTTCGTGGACGGCCCGCCGTACACCTCCGGTGCGGCGCACATGGGGACGACGTGGAACAAGTCCCTGAAGGACGCCTACATCCGCTACTACCGGATGAACGGCTACGACGTGACGGACCGGCCGGGCTACGACATGCACGGCCTCCCCATCGAGACGAAGGTCGAGGAGAAACTCGACTTCGAGTCGAAGCAGGACATCGAGGAGTTCGGCGTCGAGGCCTTCATCGAGGAGTGCAAGGCGTTCGCGGACGAGCAACTGGAGGGCCTCCAGTCGGACTTCCAGTCGTTCGGCGTCTGGATGGACTGGGAGAACCCGTACAAGACGGTCGACCCGACGTACATGGAGGCGGCGTGGTGGGGGTTCAACCGCGCGGCCGAGCGCGGCCTCGTCGAGCAGGGCAAGCGCTCGATCAGCCAGTGCCCGCGCTGTGAGACCGCCATCGCGAACAACGAGGTGGAGTACGAGGACGTCGAGGACCCGACGGTCTACGTGAAGTTCCCCCTCGAAGAGCGCGAGGGGAGCCTCGTCATCTACACGACGACGCCGTGGACGATTCCCGCGAACGAGTTCGTCGCGGTCGGCGAGGACATCACGTACCAGCGCGTCGAGGCGACGAAGGGCGACGAGACGGAGACGCTCTACATCGCCGAGGCCTGCGTCGAGGAGGTCCTGAAGAAGGGGCGCTACGACGACTACGAGGTCGTCGACTCCTTCCCGGGCGCGGCGATGCTCGGCTGGGAGTACGAGCACCCGCTCGAGGAGGAGGTGCCGGACAACCCCGAGACGTCGGGGACGCGCGAGGTCTACCACGCGGACTACGTGGAGGCGTCGGACACGGGGCTCGTCCACTCCGCGCCCGGCCACGGTGAGGTGGACTTCGAGCGCGGCGAGGAACTCGGCCTCCCCGTCTTCTGCCCGGTCGCTGGCGACGGCACCTACACCGAACAGGGCGGGAAGTACGAGGGCGCGTTCGTCAAGGACGCCGACGAGGCCATCACGGAGGACCTCTCCCGGAAGGGCCTCCTCCTCGCGTCGGGGACGGTCACGCACTCCTACGGCCACTGTTGGCGGTGTGACACGCCCATCCTCCAGCTCGCGACCGACCAGTGGTTCATCACCATCACGGACGTGAAAGAGGAGCTCCTCGACAACATGGAGGACTCGGAGTGGCACCCGCAGTGGGCGCGCGACAATCGCTTCCGGGACTTCATCGAGAACGCGCCCGACTGGAACGTCTCCCGACAGCGCTACTGGGGGATTCCCGTCCCCATCTGGGTCGCGGAGGGGACGAAGGGCGAGACGCCCGAGGACCGCATCGTCGTCGGGACGCGCGAGGAGCTCGTCGAACGCGCCGACCAGGACCTCGACCCCGATATGGACATCCACAAGCCCGCCGTCGACGACGTCACCATCACCGAGGACGGCGTCACCTACGAGCGGGTCCCGGACGTCTTCGACGTCTGGCTCGACAGTTCGGTCGCCTCCTGGGGCACGCTCGACTACCCCGAGGAGGAGGAGGCCTTCGAGGAGCTGTGGCCGGCGGACCTCATCATGGAGGCCCACGACCAGACGCGCGGCTGGTTCTGGAGCCAACTGGGCATGGGGACGGCGGCGATGGGCGAGGTGCCCTACGACGAGGTCATCATGCACGGCTTCGCGAACGACGAGGACGGCCGGAAGATGTCCAAGAGCGTGGGGAACGTCGTCCAGCCGGACGAGGCCATCGAGCGCCACGGCGCGGACGCGATGCGGATGTTCCTCCTCGGCGTCGACCCGCAGGGCGAGGACATGCGCTTCTCGTGGGACGAGATGGGGAACATGGCCCGCGACCTGAACGTTCTCTGGAACGTCTTCCGCTTCCCGCTCCCCTACATGCGCGCGGACGGCTTCGACCCCGACGCGCAGACCGTGGACGAACTCGACCTCGCCGTCGAGGACGAGTGGCTCCTCTCGAAGCTCCAGCAGCTCAAGCACGACACGGAGGACTACTGGGAGGGCCGCGAGCAGCACCGCGCCCTGCAGGCGCTCCGCGAGTTCGTCGTCGAGGACCTCTCGCGCTACTACATCCAGCTCATCCGCGAGCGCGTGTGGACCGAGCAGGCCGGCGAGAACAAGACGGCGGCGTACGCGACGCTCCACAAGGTCCTCCTCGAAGTGGTCGCGCTCCTCGCGCCCTACGCGCCGTTCGTCACCGAGGAGATGTACAGCTACCTCACGGGCGAGGACGGCCACCCGACCGTCCACATGTGCGACTGGCCCGAGGTGGAGGAGCGCTTCCGCCAGCCCGCGCTCGAGGACGCCATCGACACCGCCCGCTCCATCGAGGAGGCGGGCAACCACGCGCGCCAGCAGGCCGGCCGAAAGCTCCGCTGGCCGGTCGCGCGCGTGGTTGTCAGCCCGGACGACGAGCGCGTCGCCGAGCAGGTCGATGCATATCGCAGCCTCCTCGCCGACCGACTGAACGCCCGCCGCATCGAGGTGCTGGAGCCGGGCGAGACGTTCGGCGACGTCGAGTACTCCGCCGAGGCGGACATGAGCGTGCTCGGGCCCGCGTTCGGCGGCGACGCCGGCGACGTGATGGAGGCGCTGAACGCCGCGCGCGTCGGCGACGACGACCTCGACCTGCTCGAGGCGGCCGTCGAGGACGCGCTCGGCCGCGAGGTGCAGCTCACCCCGGAGATGGTCGAATTCCGCGAGGAGACCCCCAACGAGGTCGCCGCCGCGCCCTTCGAGGGCGGCACCGCCTACGTCGATACCGAACTCGACGACGACCTCGAAGCCGAGGGGTACGCCCGCGAGATCATCCGGCGCGTGCAGGAGCTCCGCAAGGAGCTCGACCTCGAGATGGAGGCCGAAATCCGCCTCGACGTGCTCGTGTTCGACGACCGCATCGCGAAGCTCGTCAGCGAGCGCGAGGACCTCATCACCGACGAGGTTCGCGCGCGCGAACTCGAAGAGGTGGACGAGGCTGACGCGAACACCGCCGTCGAGGAGTACGACGACGTCGAGGGCGTCCGGATGCGCCTCGGCGTGCAGAAGGTCTGA
- a CDS encoding ribose-phosphate diphosphokinase produces MIVSGSASQGLAAALAAELGEELAEVEYESFPDDERVVRVPPVEGRAVVVASTVDDAAHIELLQLQDAVREAGAEEVVTVIPYMGYARQDEAFEPGEPVSARAMARAVSTGTDEVYTVNVHEPAVCEFFDVPATNVDATPHLADPLPEDLRDPVFLAPDASALPLAESVQDAYGPGDADFFEKVRHSGTDVEVTPSETDVSGRDVVVVDDIVATGSTMSEAIGLLEDPNRVYVACVHPLLAANARTKLATAGVEAVLATDTIERAVSEVSAAPAVAKALGRE; encoded by the coding sequence ATGATCGTCAGTGGCTCCGCCTCGCAGGGGCTCGCCGCCGCGCTCGCCGCCGAACTCGGCGAGGAACTCGCCGAAGTCGAGTACGAGTCGTTCCCGGACGACGAGCGCGTCGTCCGCGTCCCGCCCGTCGAGGGCCGCGCCGTCGTCGTCGCCTCCACCGTCGACGACGCCGCGCACATCGAACTCCTCCAGTTGCAGGACGCCGTCCGCGAGGCCGGCGCCGAGGAGGTCGTCACCGTCATCCCCTACATGGGCTACGCCCGACAGGACGAGGCGTTCGAGCCCGGCGAACCCGTCTCCGCCCGCGCGATGGCGCGCGCCGTCTCCACGGGCACGGACGAGGTCTACACCGTGAACGTCCACGAACCCGCGGTCTGCGAGTTCTTCGACGTGCCCGCGACGAACGTGGACGCGACGCCGCACCTCGCCGACCCGCTCCCCGAGGACCTCCGCGACCCCGTCTTTCTGGCGCCAGACGCCTCCGCGCTCCCGCTCGCCGAATCCGTGCAGGACGCCTACGGGCCGGGCGACGCCGACTTCTTCGAGAAAGTCCGCCACTCGGGAACCGACGTCGAGGTCACGCCGAGCGAGACGGACGTTTCTGGAAGAGATGTCGTCGTCGTCGACGACATCGTCGCCACCGGCTCGACGATGAGCGAGGCCATCGGCCTCCTCGAGGACCCGAACCGAGTCTACGTCGCGTGCGTCCACCCTCTCCTCGCTGCGAACGCCCGCACGAAACTCGCCACGGCCGGCGTCGAGGCCGTCCTCGCCACCGACACCATCGAGCGCGCCGTCAGCGAGGTGTCGGCCGCGCCCGCCGTCGCGAAAGCGCTCGGCCGCGAATAG
- a CDS encoding HVO_0234 family beta-propeller protein yields the protein MSEHDISIDEKRVYADRTGTETLLVGTDRGLASVAVSGDQIGEFALLTTSEVRDVAIHEGTVAVAGPEDVRVGDAEELTGTGFGDATAVSYDGDTLLAVGPEGRVAAADGDDWDARGIAPEARGADGALLATVDGVYRVTEDDVTYSGLDDARDVAARGPWATTSDGLYRLGNGWLADRDGNATAVAARADHVAAVLDDALYEHDGDAWTDREVPLTDLAAVAYGAGALYAVDVAGTVAVDAGHGWRTRTVGLPGVSAAVVAESEQ from the coding sequence ATGAGCGAGCACGACATCAGCATCGACGAGAAGCGCGTCTACGCCGACCGAACCGGCACCGAGACCCTGCTCGTCGGCACCGACCGCGGCCTCGCGTCCGTCGCCGTCTCCGGCGACCAGATCGGCGAGTTCGCGCTCCTCACCACGAGCGAAGTCCGCGACGTCGCGATCCACGAGGGGACGGTCGCGGTCGCCGGCCCCGAGGACGTCCGCGTCGGCGACGCCGAGGAGCTCACGGGGACCGGATTCGGCGACGCGACGGCCGTGAGCTACGACGGCGACACGCTCCTCGCCGTCGGTCCCGAGGGCCGCGTCGCCGCCGCCGACGGCGACGACTGGGACGCGCGCGGCATCGCGCCCGAAGCGCGCGGCGCCGACGGCGCGCTCCTCGCCACCGTCGACGGCGTCTACCGCGTCACCGAGGACGACGTCACCTACTCCGGCCTCGACGACGCGCGCGACGTCGCCGCTCGGGGTCCGTGGGCCACGACGAGCGACGGCCTCTACCGGCTCGGGAACGGCTGGCTCGCCGACCGCGACGGCAACGCCACCGCCGTGGCCGCGCGCGCCGACCACGTCGCCGCCGTCCTCGACGACGCCCTCTACGAGCACGACGGCGACGCGTGGACCGACCGGGAGGTCCCGCTCACCGACCTCGCCGCCGTCGCCTACGGTGCGGGCGCGCTCTACGCCGTCGACGTCGCCGGCACGGTCGCGGTGGACGCCGGGCACGGTTGGCGCACCCGCACCGTCGGCCTTCCGGGTGTTTCCGCCGCCGTCGTCGCCGAGAGCGAGCAGTAG
- the glmM gene encoding phosphoglucosamine mutase has protein sequence MKVFGSSGTRGVANEEVTPAFALDVAKAVGSVREEDRVAVGRDTRRTGRMLANAVASGLAAAGADVERLGVLPTPALQAYAADEGVPAIMVTASHNPPEYNGLKLVGPDGVELSVDALEAVEEALLGESFEPVPWDETGADRAVEGARDRYVDALVEAVDASRIAEAGLTVALDPGHGAGALTSPDFYRELGCRVVTTNAQPDGHFPGREPEPVEANLADLGRLVRASDADVGIAHDGDADRAIFYDETGSFVPGGASFAALADAELSEGDVAVSAVNVSQRLVDICESRGAELELTPIGSTQIMTRIRQLHAEGHSVPVAGEGNGGVIFPAYRITRDGAYTGARFLELLADADAPASEVLAPYDGYANVRVNVGYGSDAEREALLAAAEEYAAAADADVTTIDGYRLDYGDAWALARPSGTEPVVRVYAEAHDEARARELADGFADALRAAL, from the coding sequence ATGAAGGTGTTCGGGTCCAGCGGAACGCGCGGCGTCGCGAACGAGGAGGTGACGCCGGCGTTCGCGCTGGACGTCGCGAAGGCCGTCGGGTCGGTCCGCGAGGAGGACCGCGTCGCCGTCGGGCGCGACACGCGACGGACGGGGCGGATGCTCGCGAACGCCGTCGCGTCGGGGCTCGCGGCGGCGGGCGCGGACGTCGAGCGCCTCGGCGTCCTCCCGACGCCCGCCCTGCAGGCGTACGCGGCGGACGAGGGCGTCCCCGCGATCATGGTGACGGCGTCCCACAACCCGCCGGAGTACAACGGCCTGAAGCTCGTCGGCCCGGACGGCGTCGAGCTCTCCGTGGACGCGCTGGAAGCCGTCGAGGAGGCGCTGCTCGGCGAGTCGTTCGAGCCGGTTCCGTGGGACGAGACGGGCGCGGACCGGGCTGTCGAGGGCGCGCGCGACCGGTACGTGGACGCGCTCGTCGAGGCGGTGGACGCGTCGCGCATCGCGGAGGCGGGGCTGACGGTCGCGCTCGATCCGGGGCACGGCGCGGGCGCGCTGACGAGCCCGGACTTCTACCGCGAGCTCGGCTGTCGCGTCGTCACGACGAACGCCCAGCCGGACGGGCACTTCCCGGGGCGCGAGCCGGAGCCGGTCGAGGCGAACCTCGCGGACCTCGGCCGACTCGTGCGCGCGAGCGACGCGGACGTCGGCATCGCGCACGACGGCGACGCCGACCGCGCGATCTTCTACGACGAGACGGGGTCGTTCGTCCCCGGCGGTGCGTCGTTCGCGGCGCTCGCGGACGCCGAACTCTCCGAGGGTGACGTCGCTGTCTCGGCGGTGAACGTCAGCCAGCGCCTCGTCGACATCTGCGAGTCGCGCGGCGCCGAGTTGGAGCTGACACCGATCGGCTCGACGCAGATCATGACGCGCATCCGCCAGCTCCACGCGGAGGGCCACAGCGTCCCGGTCGCGGGCGAGGGGAACGGCGGCGTCATCTTCCCCGCCTACCGCATCACGCGGGACGGCGCGTACACGGGCGCGCGCTTCCTCGAACTGCTCGCCGACGCGGACGCGCCCGCGAGCGAGGTGCTCGCACCCTACGACGGCTACGCGAACGTCCGCGTCAACGTCGGCTACGGGAGCGACGCCGAGCGCGAGGCGCTGCTCGCGGCCGCCGAGGAGTACGCCGCGGCGGCCGACGCGGACGTCACGACCATCGACGGCTACCGGCTCGACTACGGGGACGCGTGGGCGCTCGCGCGGCCCTCGGGGACGGAGCCGGTCGTCCGCGTCTACGCGGAGGCACACGACGAAGCGCGAGCGCGGGAGCTCGCGGACGGGTTCGCGGACGCGCTGCGCGCGGCGCTCTAG
- a CDS encoding DUF7118 family protein has protein sequence MSDATHAADAAHDVDAEAAIDRLRDARAERDAAEDAVEEHGERALERLREHHEAALRLLRTYEGSATGSGDFQAYIEFESEVADLVESVDDGLPRADAFDDYDDVLDKRRVTESDFERAREVLEPVADLVARLDEREAARDAYRNARKAARDARDALEDEIERLERVARLADADPDAPVAELREPVEAYDTAARAAVEDRLGAWPARDVLAWLDSLGAFPLVDAPRVPPELLTYVREHDAGAKPVDDLLDHADESVSKLDHYVADPTELKRVVGANSSYLRRLDGGFLTLGWPPDPADVLRYRADELVSALDRIDADDAIACLREVQALARRERYATLREAAVAREELSDAERERVAAGTVADDLAAARAARDDVEDALDAY, from the coding sequence GTGAGCGACGCGACCCACGCGGCCGACGCCGCCCACGACGTGGACGCCGAGGCCGCGATCGACCGCCTCCGCGACGCCCGCGCGGAGCGCGACGCCGCCGAGGACGCCGTCGAGGAGCACGGCGAACGCGCCCTCGAACGCCTCCGCGAGCACCACGAGGCCGCACTCCGGTTGCTGCGCACCTACGAGGGCTCCGCGACCGGCTCCGGCGACTTCCAGGCCTACATCGAGTTCGAGAGCGAGGTCGCCGACCTCGTCGAGTCCGTCGACGACGGCCTCCCGCGCGCCGACGCCTTCGACGACTACGACGACGTCCTCGACAAGCGCCGCGTCACCGAATCCGACTTCGAGCGCGCCCGCGAGGTCCTCGAACCGGTCGCGGACCTCGTCGCCCGTCTCGACGAGCGCGAGGCCGCCCGCGACGCGTATCGAAACGCCCGGAAGGCCGCCCGCGACGCCCGCGACGCCCTCGAGGACGAGATCGAGCGCCTCGAACGCGTCGCCCGCCTCGCCGACGCCGACCCGGACGCCCCCGTCGCGGAGCTCCGCGAACCGGTCGAGGCCTACGACACCGCCGCGCGCGCCGCCGTCGAGGACCGCCTCGGCGCGTGGCCCGCCCGCGACGTCCTCGCGTGGCTCGACAGCCTCGGCGCCTTCCCGCTCGTCGACGCGCCCCGCGTCCCTCCGGAGCTCCTTACGTACGTCCGCGAGCACGACGCCGGCGCGAAACCCGTCGACGACCTGCTCGACCACGCCGACGAATCCGTCTCGAAGCTCGACCACTACGTCGCGGACCCGACCGAGCTGAAGCGCGTCGTCGGCGCGAACAGCTCCTACCTCCGCCGCCTCGACGGCGGCTTCCTCACGCTCGGCTGGCCGCCCGACCCCGCCGACGTCCTCCGCTATCGCGCCGACGAACTCGTCTCCGCGCTCGACCGCATCGACGCCGACGACGCGATCGCGTGCCTCCGCGAGGTGCAGGCGCTCGCGCGCCGCGAGCGCTACGCGACGCTCCGAGAGGCAGCCGTCGCGCGCGAGGAACTCAGCGACGCGGAACGCGAGCGCGTCGCCGCCGGCACCGTCGCCGACGACCTCGCCGCCGCCCGCGCTGCGCGCGACGACGTCGAGGACGCGCTCGACGCCTACTAG
- the hisI gene encoding phosphoribosyl-AMP cyclohydrolase has product MSDSEFGVDLDFGEDGLVPAVAQDADTGEVLMLAYATREAVERTVETGRAHYYSRSREELWEKGATSGHTQAIEEVRVDCDGDALLYVVDQTVGACHTGHYSCFHRTIDGEEVGERAFDPDAVYE; this is encoded by the coding sequence ATGAGCGACAGCGAGTTCGGCGTCGACCTCGACTTCGGCGAGGACGGTCTCGTCCCGGCCGTCGCGCAGGACGCCGACACCGGCGAGGTGCTGATGCTGGCGTACGCGACCCGCGAGGCGGTCGAGCGAACCGTCGAGACGGGGCGCGCGCACTACTACTCGCGCTCGCGCGAGGAACTCTGGGAGAAGGGCGCGACGAGCGGGCACACCCAGGCGATCGAGGAGGTGCGCGTCGACTGCGACGGTGACGCGCTCCTCTACGTCGTCGACCAGACCGTCGGCGCCTGCCACACCGGCCACTACTCCTGCTTCCACCGCACGATAGACGGCGAGGAGGTCGGCGAGCGGGCGTTCGACCCGGACGCGGTCTACGAGTGA
- the hisA gene encoding 1-(5-phosphoribosyl)-5-[(5-phosphoribosylamino)methylideneamino]imidazole-4-carboxamide isomerase, with protein sequence MFEAFEVIPAVDVQDGEVVQLVQGERGTGKRYGDPVEAARRWLDAGARTLHLVDLDGAFEGERANADAIAAVVEAADDAAVQVGGGIRTFADARDLLELGVDRVILGTAAVENPDLVAEIADSYPEGVLVSLDAKDGEVVVSGWTEGTGLDPAEAATRYAELGASGILFTDVDVEGQQTGVRADVVSRVVDAVDIPVVASGGVATVEDVVALRDAGAAAVVVGTALYEGNFALAEAMARVE encoded by the coding sequence ATGTTCGAGGCCTTCGAGGTGATTCCGGCGGTGGACGTACAGGACGGCGAGGTCGTCCAGCTAGTGCAGGGCGAGCGCGGCACCGGAAAGCGCTACGGCGACCCCGTCGAGGCCGCGCGGCGCTGGCTGGACGCGGGCGCGCGCACCCTCCACCTCGTCGACCTCGACGGCGCCTTCGAGGGCGAGCGCGCGAACGCGGACGCGATTGCGGCCGTCGTCGAGGCCGCCGACGACGCCGCCGTGCAGGTCGGCGGCGGTATCCGGACGTTCGCGGACGCCCGCGACCTCCTCGAACTCGGCGTCGACCGCGTCATCCTCGGGACGGCCGCCGTCGAGAACCCCGACCTCGTCGCGGAGATCGCCGACAGCTACCCCGAGGGCGTGCTCGTCAGCCTCGACGCGAAGGACGGGGAGGTCGTCGTCTCCGGGTGGACGGAGGGCACCGGCCTCGACCCCGCGGAGGCCGCGACGAGGTACGCGGAGCTCGGCGCGTCCGGCATCCTCTTCACGGACGTCGATGTCGAGGGCCAGCAGACGGGCGTTCGGGCTGACGTCGTCTCCCGCGTCGTCGACGCCGTCGACATCCCCGTCGTCGCCTCCGGCGGCGTCGCGACCGTCGAGGACGTCGTTGCGCTCCGGGACGCGGGCGCGGCCGCCGTCGTCGTCGGCACCGCGCTCTACGAGGGCAACTTCGCGCTCGCCGAGGCGATGGCGCGCGTCGAGTGA
- a CDS encoding inorganic phosphate transporter produces MPEPLLVVGVLVAVFVGYNIGGSSTGVAFGPAVGSKVVTKAGAAGLMSVFALLGGWTVGRNVIQTMGGDIVPSEQFTLATSVGVLFFVGVALLVSNRYGVPASTSMTAVGSIAGLGVATGTLQMASMGRIVSAWVVAPVIAFWLCAVVGRYAYPYLDAAFRLDAAENGLFTWSEGGRVAHPTGVNDDATTRQFVASALVVAIGCYMAFSAGASNTANAVAPLVGGGYLGSDVGVLIAGGAIALGAFTIARRTLDTVGNDLTDLPLLAALIVEVVSATLITVLSVMGIPASLAVSATMCIVGLGWGRATRTVRANDALSGEGEAPVSVGSLTAERAETPSDVPGIGEEDPEDLAAADLFDPATVGRVVILWVLTPSIAAAASYVLFSLLPS; encoded by the coding sequence ATGCCGGAGCCCCTGCTCGTCGTCGGCGTGCTCGTCGCGGTGTTCGTCGGCTACAACATCGGTGGCTCCTCGACGGGCGTCGCCTTCGGTCCCGCCGTCGGCTCGAAGGTCGTCACGAAGGCCGGCGCCGCCGGTCTCATGTCCGTCTTCGCGCTCCTCGGCGGCTGGACGGTCGGCCGGAACGTCATCCAGACGATGGGCGGCGACATCGTCCCGAGCGAGCAGTTCACGCTCGCGACGAGCGTCGGCGTGCTCTTCTTCGTCGGCGTCGCGCTCCTCGTCTCGAACCGCTACGGCGTCCCCGCCTCCACGTCGATGACCGCCGTCGGCTCGATCGCCGGCCTCGGCGTCGCCACCGGCACCCTCCAGATGGCGTCGATGGGACGCATCGTCTCCGCGTGGGTGGTCGCGCCCGTCATCGCCTTCTGGCTCTGCGCGGTCGTCGGCCGCTACGCCTACCCCTACCTCGACGCGGCGTTCCGCCTCGACGCCGCCGAGAACGGGCTCTTCACGTGGTCGGAGGGCGGGCGCGTCGCCCACCCGACCGGCGTCAACGACGACGCCACCACCCGGCAGTTCGTCGCGTCCGCGCTCGTCGTCGCCATCGGCTGTTACATGGCGTTCTCGGCGGGGGCGTCGAACACCGCGAACGCCGTCGCGCCGCTCGTCGGCGGGGGCTACCTCGGGAGCGACGTCGGCGTCCTCATCGCGGGCGGCGCGATCGCGCTCGGCGCGTTCACCATCGCTCGGCGCACCCTCGACACCGTCGGGAACGACCTCACGGACCTCCCGCTGCTCGCCGCACTCATCGTCGAAGTCGTCTCCGCGACCCTCATCACCGTCCTCTCCGTGATGGGGATCCCCGCGAGCCTCGCGGTCTCGGCGACGATGTGCATCGTCGGCCTCGGGTGGGGGCGGGCCACGCGCACCGTCCGCGCGAACGACGCGCTCAGCGGCGAGGGCGAGGCGCCCGTCTCCGTCGGGTCGCTCACCGCCGAACGCGCCGAGACGCCGAGTGACGTCCCCGGTATCGGCGAGGAGGACCCCGAGGACCTCGCCGCCGCCGACCTCTTCGACCCCGCGACGGTGGGCCGCGTCGTCATCCTCTGGGTGCTCACGCCGTCCATCGCGGCCGCCGCGTCCTACGTGCTGTTCAGCCTCCTCCCATCGTGA
- the fer gene encoding ferredoxin Fer, translating to MPTVEYLNYEVVQDQGWDIDDDDLFEKAADAGLDDEDYGELDVPEGGYILESAEAQGYDWPFSCRAGACANCASILKEGEINMDMQQILSDEEVEEKDVRLTCIGSPETEEVRIVYNAKHLDYLQNRVI from the coding sequence ATGCCAACCGTCGAATACCTCAATTACGAAGTCGTCCAGGACCAGGGCTGGGACATCGACGACGACGACCTGTTCGAAAAAGCCGCCGACGCCGGCCTCGACGACGAGGACTACGGTGAACTCGACGTACCCGAGGGCGGGTACATCCTCGAGAGCGCCGAGGCGCAGGGCTACGACTGGCCGTTCTCCTGCCGCGCCGGCGCGTGTGCGAACTGTGCGTCCATCCTCAAGGAGGGCGAAATCAACATGGACATGCAGCAGATCCTCAGCGACGAGGAGGTCGAGGAGAAGGACGTCCGCCTGACCTGCATCGGTTCCCCTGAGACCGAGGAGGTCCGCATCGTCTACAACGCGAAGCACCTCGACTACCTCCAGAACCGCGTCATCTAA